A single genomic interval of bacterium harbors:
- a CDS encoding 4Fe-4S dicluster domain-containing protein codes for MARVNNWQIQREMAYWYPEKRPRRQFAAVFDINKCIGCQTCTLACKTTWTSGKGQEYMLWNNVESKPYGFYPLAWDLKLLQMMGTQRWVGNRYVGQTIFEAAPTATRVMGWQPQERDYAYPNVGEDDCAGMVDRGLGLHVPHMAWFFYLARICNHCTFPACLAACPRGSIYKRQEDGIVLIDQSRCHGYQECVRACPYKKTFFNPLGGTSEKCIGCYPKLEQGLQPQCFLNCIGKIRLAGWINPPSQADHENPIDFLVHIKKVAKPLFPQFGLEPNVYYIPPVHVPINFLRQMFGPGVEDALKTYAQAHEDPDLQALLCLLGCTERIVARWRRRGKTVVGASEQGQEIVRVPIKEPVYIRPAFDEKYGIARVNCP; via the coding sequence ATGGCTAGGGTCAACAATTGGCAGATCCAACGGGAAATGGCCTACTGGTATCCTGAAAAAAGGCCCCGCAGACAGTTTGCAGCGGTATTTGACATCAACAAATGTATTGGATGTCAGACTTGCACCCTTGCCTGCAAGACCACGTGGACTTCGGGCAAGGGCCAGGAGTACATGCTCTGGAACAATGTGGAGTCCAAGCCGTACGGCTTCTATCCCCTTGCCTGGGATCTGAAGCTGTTGCAGATGATGGGGACCCAGAGGTGGGTGGGAAACCGCTACGTGGGTCAGACGATCTTCGAGGCAGCCCCCACCGCAACCCGCGTTATGGGATGGCAACCCCAGGAAAGGGATTATGCCTATCCCAATGTGGGTGAGGATGACTGCGCAGGCATGGTGGACAGGGGCCTGGGGCTTCATGTCCCGCACATGGCCTGGTTTTTCTATCTGGCTCGCATCTGCAATCATTGCACCTTCCCGGCATGCCTGGCCGCTTGCCCCAGGGGTTCCATCTACAAGAGGCAGGAAGATGGGATAGTCCTCATAGATCAGAGTCGATGTCACGGATACCAGGAGTGTGTGCGGGCATGTCCTTACAAAAAGACCTTTTTCAACCCCCTTGGAGGGACCAGTGAGAAGTGCATAGGATGCTATCCCAAGTTGGAACAGGGGCTCCAGCCGCAGTGCTTCCTAAACTGCATTGGAAAGATCCGTCTGGCCGGATGGATCAATCCGCCTTCTCAGGCCGATCACGAAAATCCCATAGACTTCCTGGTCCACATTAAGAAGGTTGCCAAGCCCCTTTTCCCCCAGTTCGGGCTTGAGCCCAATGTGTACTATATCCCACCGGTGCATGTGCCCATTAACTTCTTGAGACAGATGTTCGGCCCTGGGGTGGAAGATGCCCTCAAGACCTACGCCCAAGCCCATGAGGATCCGGATCTGCAGGCATTGCTTTGTCTTTTGGGCTGTACCGAGAGGATCGTGGCTCGATGGAGACGACGAGGGAAAACTGTGGTGGGAGCCTCGGAGCAAGGGCAGGAGATAGTCCGGGTTCCCATCAAGGAGCCAGTGTACATCAGGCCTGCCTTTGACGAGAAGTATGGGATAGCCAGGGTGAACTGCCCCTGA
- a CDS encoding c-type cytochrome, with translation MKKNKYLVLFSSLACLGLLLAAAAKESLFKPWRLIQASVTSESGPLEIRLRQIVVPGLRVVDRCVSCHVGMAPGEAPLVGPKVALPHKQVVHDPGELGCTVCHAGQGHATEEADAHGNVRFWPLPMIPTKYSYSGCGSCHTSLRVPNSQILEQGKRALERLDCLACHRVDSRGGTLRVGGMHGMEGPDLSRVGATGYDQDWYEKHLDRARAGELLWRETFGPIDQVSREQLKVYMDSRVGAPGLVEAKALFHSLGCRGCHKVNGVGGDDGPELTKAGERDPGRTDFSAVRGEQSLENWHKEHLRDPPRVVPGSAMPAMGLSEEQIDQLTMYIFSLRRSNVPEAYWPKDRVRAERLGEREFATDGATLYGTFCAACHGMKGEGRHYPGMSLFPSVGNPDFLALASDRFLIQTLTHGRPGRRMPAWGEKEGGLREAEIKEVVAYLRTLGGKVSPPPGVDEPRRWASGDVKAGGKLFAAYCAGCHGANGEGKFAVALNNPGVLAASDTYLFETISRGRMRTVMEGFAKPKATHPALSSTEIEAIVSYIRTWEASSGQGAASPEGK, from the coding sequence ATGAAAAAGAACAAATACCTGGTCTTGTTTTCCAGCCTTGCCTGTCTGGGGCTTCTTCTTGCGGCTGCTGCCAAGGAAAGCCTCTTCAAACCCTGGAGGCTCATCCAGGCCTCAGTGACCAGTGAAAGCGGTCCCTTAGAGATCAGGCTGCGGCAGATCGTGGTTCCGGGCCTTCGGGTGGTGGATCGGTGCGTGAGCTGCCACGTGGGCATGGCACCTGGTGAAGCTCCCCTGGTGGGCCCCAAGGTGGCCTTGCCCCATAAGCAGGTTGTACACGATCCAGGGGAATTGGGTTGCACCGTTTGCCATGCTGGCCAGGGCCATGCCACTGAGGAGGCGGACGCCCATGGGAATGTAAGGTTCTGGCCGCTTCCCATGATCCCCACGAAGTACTCTTACTCGGGCTGCGGCAGCTGTCATACCAGCCTCAGGGTTCCCAACAGCCAGATACTGGAGCAGGGAAAAAGGGCATTGGAGAGACTGGACTGTCTGGCCTGCCATAGGGTGGACTCCAGGGGCGGTACCCTTCGGGTGGGGGGTATGCACGGAATGGAGGGTCCGGATCTTTCGAGGGTGGGAGCCACAGGTTATGACCAAGACTGGTACGAGAAACACCTGGACAGGGCTCGAGCAGGGGAGCTGCTCTGGAGAGAGACCTTTGGTCCCATTGACCAGGTTTCCAGAGAACAGCTCAAGGTTTACATGGACTCCAGGGTCGGGGCTCCGGGGCTGGTGGAGGCCAAGGCTCTTTTTCACTCTTTAGGTTGCAGGGGTTGTCACAAGGTAAACGGCGTGGGAGGGGACGATGGCCCGGAGCTTACCAAGGCGGGCGAGCGGGATCCTGGCAGGACAGACTTCTCAGCAGTAAGGGGTGAGCAGAGCCTTGAGAACTGGCACAAAGAGCACCTGAGGGATCCCCCCAGGGTGGTGCCAGGCTCTGCAATGCCCGCCATGGGGCTCAGCGAAGAGCAGATCGATCAGCTCACCATGTACATCTTTTCCTTGCGCAGGAGCAATGTGCCCGAGGCGTACTGGCCCAAGGACAGGGTGAGGGCCGAGAGGCTTGGGGAGAGGGAGTTTGCCACAGACGGTGCCACCCTTTATGGGACCTTTTGCGCCGCCTGCCATGGCATGAAAGGAGAGGGCAGGCACTACCCAGGGATGAGCCTTTTCCCATCTGTGGGAAATCCCGATTTTCTTGCCCTGGCTTCTGATAGATTCCTGATTCAGACCCTTACCCACGGGCGCCCCGGTCGCAGAATGCCGGCCTGGGGGGAGAAGGAAGGAGGGCTGAGGGAGGCCGAGATAAAGGAAGTGGTGGCTTACCTGCGCACCTTGGGAGGCAAAGTGAGCCCCCCACCTGGGGTGGATGAGCCCAGACGGTGGGCCTCGGGGGACGTGAAGGCTGGCGGCAAGCTCTTTGCCGCGTACTGCGCGGGTTGTCATGGGGCCAATGGAGAGGGCAAATTTGCGGTGGCTCTCAACAACCCCGGAGTCTTGGCAGCAAGCGACACTTATCTTTTCGAGACCATAAGCAGGGGCCGGATGAGAACCGTGATGGAGGGCTTTGCCAAACCCAAGGCCACCCATCCGGCCCTTTCCTCAACAGAGATAGAAGCCATAGTCAGCTACATAAGAACGTGGGAAGCCAGTTCTGGGCAAGGGGCAGCCTCACCAGAGGGGAAATAA
- a CDS encoding ethylbenzene dehydrogenase-related protein, with product MSCSRMIHIVRQGVWKVPFLFLVMGLAAGAGCRQKPQAPSPEILMLRVEQVPSQPEDPAWQRAPEYVGKLLLQDIVEPRQLKETTTEVRVRALEDGKLVAFRLQWQDPTRDELPGPGRFLDACALQVPMEAGATLPAPQMGEPGKPVEILFWNAAWQALSQGRKDELQALYPNAWVDHYPYQAPPLKRDPGMQKEMESLYLPARALGNNRAGPRAMPVEEYVAQGPGTVSPGRGFGSYGLGRHTPKGWSVVLSRDIPKSRYVALAIWDGAQGEAGGRKMRTGWIPLREAKAPSR from the coding sequence ATGAGCTGCTCAAGAATGATTCATATTGTGAGACAGGGAGTCTGGAAGGTACCCTTTCTTTTCCTTGTAATGGGTTTGGCTGCTGGGGCCGGTTGTCGGCAAAAGCCTCAAGCTCCCAGCCCCGAGATACTCATGCTCAGGGTGGAGCAGGTGCCATCCCAACCTGAGGATCCCGCATGGCAAAGGGCCCCTGAGTATGTGGGAAAGCTTCTGCTGCAGGACATTGTGGAGCCCCGCCAGTTGAAGGAAACCACCACCGAGGTGCGTGTCAGGGCACTGGAGGATGGAAAACTGGTGGCCTTCAGGCTTCAGTGGCAAGACCCCACGAGAGACGAGCTTCCAGGTCCCGGTAGATTCCTGGATGCCTGCGCCTTGCAGGTGCCCATGGAAGCAGGAGCCACCCTTCCTGCACCTCAGATGGGTGAGCCGGGCAAACCAGTGGAAATTCTTTTCTGGAATGCAGCCTGGCAGGCCCTCAGCCAGGGAAGAAAAGACGAGCTGCAGGCCCTGTACCCCAACGCCTGGGTGGACCATTACCCATACCAGGCCCCCCCCTTGAAAAGAGATCCAGGCATGCAAAAGGAGATGGAGAGCCTATACCTTCCTGCACGGGCACTGGGAAACAACAGGGCAGGGCCCAGGGCCATGCCGGTGGAAGAATATGTTGCCCAAGGCCCAGGCACCGTGAGCCCAGGCAGGGGTTTTGGCTCTTACGGCCTGGGAAGACACACCCCGAAAGGATGGAGCGTGGTTCTGAGCAGGGATATTCCCAAGAGCCGCTATGTTGCCCTAGCCATCTGGGATGGGGCTCAGGGAGAGGCTGGAGGCAGAAAAATGCGCACCGGATGGATACCCTTGCGGGAAGCCAAAGCCCCATCCAGGTGA
- a CDS encoding cytochrome b N-terminal domain-containing protein, which produces MSGQQQSPALGVFLTNLKAVPRLVVESAIRTGLPTTDRSRSSFVFENLFLHLHPARTHRWSLRWSTTWGLGLVCAACFFITLLTGILLMFYYKPYPEVAYQSIKDIHFVVPTGQFIRNIHRWAANLMVVGVFLHMARVFYTAAYRSPREFNWLVGMGLLILTLGLSYTGYLLPWDQLAYWATTIGANVAQSPREVTDALGITEFFDIGGIQRELLLGSDVVGEEALIRFYVLHVMVLPMAVGILMGVHFWRVRKDGGLARPWDVDQRLGALGPSTYPVFTQAPQKTYQLVALLKGKTPAVGNGPENTLPSMPHLFYAELAVFMLTTLICVGLSLWMDAPLKELANPSVPENPAKAPWYFLGLQELVSFSAFMGGIGIPAIVVAGLGLIPYLEREQEGTALWFGGPGGPRLVVESAVFGLVAVSAVEALAISQGWLREWFPQIHQLAVTLFNPGTLITGIYALYSVWVVRRFNSTRAGAMALFTCFLCGYVVLTIIGAYFRGPNWEFYWSPSQWPMH; this is translated from the coding sequence ATGAGTGGCCAGCAACAGAGTCCGGCCCTTGGAGTGTTTCTCACGAATCTCAAGGCTGTGCCCAGGCTGGTGGTGGAAAGCGCCATACGCACGGGGCTGCCCACCACCGACAGGTCTCGCTCCTCATTTGTTTTCGAGAATCTCTTCCTTCACCTCCATCCGGCCCGAACCCACAGGTGGAGCTTGCGCTGGAGTACCACCTGGGGTCTGGGGCTTGTGTGTGCGGCATGCTTTTTCATAACCCTGCTTACCGGGATACTGCTGATGTTCTATTACAAGCCCTACCCAGAGGTGGCATACCAGTCCATAAAGGACATCCACTTCGTGGTTCCCACAGGCCAATTCATTCGAAACATTCATCGCTGGGCGGCCAATCTGATGGTTGTGGGGGTTTTCCTTCACATGGCAAGGGTGTTTTACACCGCAGCATACCGAAGCCCCAGGGAGTTCAACTGGCTGGTGGGCATGGGGCTTCTGATACTGACCCTGGGTCTTTCCTACACCGGATATCTGCTCCCATGGGACCAGCTGGCGTACTGGGCCACCACCATAGGAGCCAATGTGGCTCAATCTCCCAGGGAGGTGACCGATGCCCTGGGCATCACAGAGTTTTTTGACATAGGAGGAATCCAGAGGGAGCTGCTCTTGGGCTCGGATGTGGTGGGAGAGGAAGCCCTCATAAGGTTCTACGTGCTCCATGTCATGGTTCTCCCAATGGCTGTCGGTATTCTCATGGGAGTTCATTTCTGGAGAGTCAGAAAGGATGGAGGGCTGGCACGGCCCTGGGATGTGGATCAGAGACTGGGTGCCTTGGGGCCAAGCACTTACCCGGTTTTCACCCAGGCTCCACAGAAGACCTACCAGTTGGTGGCTTTGCTAAAAGGGAAGACTCCAGCAGTGGGCAATGGACCCGAGAACACCCTCCCCAGCATGCCTCATCTCTTTTACGCGGAGCTGGCTGTGTTCATGCTCACCACGCTCATTTGCGTGGGGTTGTCGCTTTGGATGGACGCCCCTTTGAAGGAGCTGGCCAATCCCAGTGTGCCTGAAAATCCAGCCAAGGCCCCCTGGTATTTCTTGGGTTTGCAGGAGCTGGTCTCCTTCTCTGCCTTCATGGGCGGTATAGGCATCCCGGCCATAGTGGTGGCGGGCTTGGGGCTGATTCCTTATCTGGAAAGGGAACAGGAGGGCACAGCACTCTGGTTCGGGGGGCCAGGGGGACCCAGGCTGGTGGTGGAATCGGCCGTGTTCGGTCTAGTGGCAGTCTCGGCCGTGGAGGCCCTGGCGATCTCCCAGGGTTGGCTTAGGGAGTGGTTTCCCCAGATCCATCAACTGGCTGTGACTCTGTTTAACCCAGGCACCCTGATAACCGGAATCTACGCCCTCTATTCGGTGTGGGTGGTGAGACGTTTCAACTCCACCAGGGCCGGGGCCATGGCCCTTTTCACCTGCTTTCTTTGCGGATACGTGGTCCTGACCATCATAGGGGCCTATTTCAGAGGCCCCAACTGGGAATTCTACTGGTCTCCTTCCCAGTGGCCCATGCACTGA
- a CDS encoding Rieske 2Fe-2S domain-containing protein: protein MRATSSTERSRLEPEPVVRRDFLGLASLLAAASALGFGLIGMLRLPRPAVMPSPSKKFKVRLPESLPLGTPFIPPGRAVALYRTGDGVYALSLVCTHLGCVVKPSGEGFECPCHGSFFGQDGAVTKGPAPKPLAWLKLTGSNGSYVVDQGSTVPQGTYWRA from the coding sequence ATGAGAGCCACATCATCGACTGAGAGATCCAGACTAGAGCCGGAGCCAGTTGTCAGACGCGACTTTCTCGGGCTGGCCTCTCTTCTTGCTGCCGCTTCAGCCTTGGGATTCGGGCTCATTGGAATGCTTCGGCTTCCCAGGCCCGCAGTCATGCCTTCTCCCAGCAAGAAATTCAAGGTGAGGCTTCCTGAGTCCCTTCCCCTGGGGACCCCTTTCATCCCTCCAGGACGGGCCGTAGCGCTCTACAGGACAGGGGACGGGGTGTACGCCTTGTCCCTGGTGTGCACTCATCTGGGTTGCGTTGTGAAGCCTTCGGGAGAAGGCTTCGAGTGCCCCTGCCATGGGTCTTTCTTCGGGCAGGACGGAGCTGTAACAAAAGGCCCGGCCCCAAAGCCCCTTGCCTGGTTGAAACTCACAGGCAGTAACGGCAGCTATGTGGTGGACCAAGGCTCCACTGTACCCCAGGGAACTTACTGGAGGGCATGA
- a CDS encoding molybdopterin-dependent oxidoreductase, whose translation MKKGFSRREFLGSLSAAGFGAFALSAIKAWGLEAITNPLAVYPQRGWEKAYRDLWKYDWKFTFLCAPNDTHNCLLNGYVRNGVLVRIGPTMRYGEAQDLMGNQVSHRWDPRICQKGLALTRRIYGDRRISGCMVRVGFKRWVEAGFPREANGLPPKIFFNRGRDEWVRISHDQAASMVAAALKNIAETYSGDQGAALLKAQNYDQEVIAAMDGAGTQCLKFRGGMPLLGITRVFGFYRFANSLALLDQKIRGVDPMRALGARGFDNYSWHTDLPPGHPMVTGQQTVEFDLSAVEHSKTILVWGMNWITTKMPDAHWLTEARVQGAKVVVIACEYSATASKGDQVIVVRPGTTAALALGLCHVILKEKLWDQQYVKEWTDLPLLVRMDTLKTLKAQDVFGIAPSPLSNQTRVLAPGEKEPSPAAQTDMLISQELRQEWGDYVWWDRSAGAPRPLTRDQVGKRSPLEDPLLEGSVEVRLADGSKIRCRPIFDLIRQYVEHFDPRTTEELTWAPAAEVEELARHISKEPGTTLFALGMGPNQFFNSDNKDRAVFLLAALTGNIGRIGGNVGSYAGNYRVALFNGAPQYINEDPFDIQLDPSKPARVRQYWKPESAHYYNHEDHPLRVGRKMLTGRTHMPCPTKAMWFANANSILGNVKWHYNTVVNVLPRIEMIAVNEWWWTASCEWADVVFGVDSWAELKHPDLTASVTNPFLQVFPRTALPRVFDTLGDIEVLALVAEKLAGLTGDDRFNQYWSFVRQGNTAAYLQRILDNSTNTRGYRMEELEARAKEGIPALMNSRTTPKAVGYEQVTDSRPWYTKSGRLEFYREEQEFIEAGENLPVHREPVDSTFYEPNVIVAPPHEAIRCSRPEQYGVQPDDLSSEVRCARNVVKTWRELKASAHPLADKGFRFIFHTPKYRHGAHTTPIDTDMVAMLFGPFGDLHREDKRSPFVTEGYVDMNPQDAKDLGIQDGDYVWVDPDPEDRPFRGWEKNQGDYEFARLLCRARYYPGTPRGVTRMWFNMYGATPGSLEGQRSRPDGLAKNPRTGYQGMFRSGSHQSATRGWLKPTLMTDSLVRKGLFGQSLGKGFLPDVHCPVGAPREAMVKISKAEPGGIGAQGIWQPAKMGIRPGYESDEMKRYLSGNFVQGDEEA comes from the coding sequence ATGAAAAAAGGATTTTCCAGGAGAGAGTTTCTTGGCAGTTTGAGCGCAGCCGGGTTCGGGGCCTTTGCTTTATCAGCCATTAAGGCCTGGGGCCTGGAGGCCATCACCAATCCTCTGGCAGTATATCCTCAGAGGGGTTGGGAAAAGGCCTATCGTGATCTTTGGAAATATGACTGGAAGTTCACCTTTCTTTGCGCCCCCAACGACACTCACAATTGTCTTCTCAACGGCTATGTCCGAAACGGGGTGCTGGTGCGCATCGGGCCCACCATGCGATATGGCGAAGCCCAGGATCTGATGGGCAACCAGGTCTCCCACAGGTGGGATCCCAGGATCTGCCAGAAGGGGCTTGCCCTCACAAGGAGAATCTACGGGGACCGCCGCATCAGCGGTTGTATGGTGAGAGTCGGATTCAAGCGCTGGGTGGAGGCCGGTTTCCCAAGAGAGGCCAACGGGCTGCCGCCCAAGATTTTTTTCAACAGAGGTCGGGACGAGTGGGTCCGCATAAGCCATGATCAGGCAGCCAGTATGGTGGCTGCTGCCCTCAAGAACATAGCCGAGACCTATTCGGGGGATCAGGGTGCAGCCCTGTTGAAGGCCCAGAACTACGACCAGGAGGTCATCGCTGCCATGGATGGGGCAGGCACCCAGTGCCTCAAGTTCAGAGGGGGAATGCCCCTTCTGGGCATCACCAGGGTCTTTGGATTCTATCGTTTTGCCAATTCCCTGGCCCTATTGGATCAGAAGATAAGAGGGGTGGATCCTATGCGGGCTTTGGGTGCCCGAGGGTTCGACAACTATTCCTGGCACACAGACCTGCCTCCCGGCCATCCCATGGTGACAGGCCAGCAGACCGTGGAATTTGACCTGAGTGCTGTGGAGCACTCCAAGACAATCCTGGTTTGGGGCATGAACTGGATCACCACCAAGATGCCCGATGCCCACTGGCTCACCGAGGCCAGAGTGCAAGGGGCCAAGGTGGTGGTCATAGCCTGCGAATACTCTGCCACAGCCAGCAAAGGGGATCAGGTGATAGTTGTACGTCCAGGCACCACCGCGGCCCTGGCCCTGGGGCTTTGCCATGTGATCTTAAAGGAGAAACTCTGGGACCAGCAATATGTCAAGGAATGGACCGATCTTCCATTGCTTGTGCGCATGGACACCCTCAAGACCTTGAAGGCTCAAGATGTCTTTGGCATTGCACCCTCCCCTCTGTCAAACCAAACCAGGGTCCTGGCACCAGGGGAAAAGGAACCCTCTCCAGCGGCTCAGACGGACATGTTGATCTCCCAGGAACTAAGGCAGGAGTGGGGGGACTATGTATGGTGGGACAGGTCAGCGGGCGCGCCAAGACCCTTGACCAGGGACCAAGTGGGCAAAAGATCGCCCCTGGAGGATCCTCTTCTGGAGGGTTCGGTGGAGGTGAGGTTGGCCGACGGAAGCAAGATCAGATGCCGGCCAATATTTGATCTGATAAGACAGTACGTGGAACATTTCGATCCCAGAACCACTGAGGAGCTGACCTGGGCTCCGGCCGCAGAGGTGGAAGAGCTGGCTCGTCACATCTCCAAGGAACCAGGCACCACCCTGTTTGCTTTGGGTATGGGCCCCAATCAATTCTTCAACAGCGACAACAAGGACAGGGCCGTTTTCCTTCTGGCCGCCCTCACAGGCAACATAGGCAGGATCGGGGGCAATGTGGGAAGCTATGCAGGCAACTACCGGGTGGCGCTTTTCAATGGGGCTCCTCAGTACATAAATGAGGACCCCTTTGACATCCAGCTGGACCCATCCAAGCCTGCTCGGGTCCGTCAGTACTGGAAACCCGAGTCTGCCCATTATTACAACCATGAAGATCACCCTCTTCGGGTGGGCCGCAAGATGCTCACAGGCAGGACCCACATGCCCTGTCCCACCAAGGCCATGTGGTTTGCCAATGCCAATTCCATCCTGGGAAACGTGAAGTGGCACTACAACACGGTGGTCAACGTGCTTCCACGAATAGAAATGATCGCGGTCAACGAATGGTGGTGGACAGCCTCCTGCGAGTGGGCCGATGTGGTCTTCGGGGTGGACTCATGGGCTGAATTGAAGCACCCTGACCTCACCGCCTCGGTCACCAACCCCTTCCTGCAGGTCTTTCCCCGCACTGCGCTCCCACGGGTCTTCGATACTCTGGGAGACATAGAGGTCCTGGCTCTGGTGGCCGAGAAGCTGGCCGGGTTGACCGGGGATGATAGATTCAACCAGTACTGGAGCTTCGTCAGGCAGGGGAACACGGCAGCATACCTGCAAAGAATACTGGATAACTCCACCAACACCAGGGGGTACAGGATGGAGGAGCTGGAGGCCAGGGCCAAGGAAGGTATTCCTGCCTTGATGAACAGCCGCACCACCCCCAAGGCCGTCGGGTACGAGCAGGTGACGGATTCCAGGCCCTGGTACACCAAGAGCGGAAGGCTGGAGTTCTATCGTGAGGAGCAGGAGTTCATAGAGGCCGGGGAGAATCTGCCAGTACACAGGGAGCCCGTGGACTCCACCTTCTACGAGCCCAACGTGATAGTGGCCCCTCCCCATGAAGCCATCCGCTGCTCCAGGCCAGAGCAATACGGAGTGCAGCCCGATGATCTCTCATCAGAGGTCCGCTGTGCAAGAAATGTGGTCAAGACCTGGAGGGAGTTGAAAGCCTCGGCTCACCCTCTTGCTGACAAAGGCTTCAGATTCATATTCCACACGCCCAAGTACCGTCACGGTGCTCACACCACTCCCATAGACACGGACATGGTGGCAATGCTGTTTGGGCCCTTTGGAGACTTGCACAGAGAGGACAAACGCTCTCCTTTTGTGACTGAGGGGTACGTGGACATGAACCCCCAGGATGCAAAAGACCTGGGCATCCAGGATGGTGACTATGTCTGGGTGGATCCGGATCCAGAGGACAGGCCCTTCAGGGGATGGGAGAAGAATCAGGGGGACTACGAGTTTGCCAGGTTGCTTTGCAGGGCCAGGTACTATCCAGGCACCCCCCGTGGGGTAACCAGGATGTGGTTTAACATGTACGGCGCTACCCCAGGATCCCTGGAGGGACAAAGAAGCCGTCCCGACGGGCTGGCCAAGAACCCTCGCACGGGCTATCAGGGAATGTTCCGTAGCGGCTCCCACCAGTCGGCCACCAGGGGATGGCTGAAACCCACCCTCATGACAGACTCCCTGGTGCGCAAGGGTCTTTTCGGTCAGTCTTTGGGTAAAGGCTTCCTGCCTGACGTGCATTGTCCTGTGGGTGCTCCCAGGGAAGCCATGGTGAAAATCAGCAAGGCCGAGCCTGGGGGTATAGGCGCCCAAGGAATTTGGCAGCCCGCAAAGATGGGGATAAGGCCTGGTTACGAGTCGGATGAGATGAAGAGATACCTCTCCGGCAACTTCGTGCAGGGGGATGAGGAGGCCTGA